From Streptomyces chrestomyceticus JCM 4735, one genomic window encodes:
- a CDS encoding adenosine deaminase: MSDLDAFIAGLPKAELHVHHVGSASPRIVAELAARHPDSAVPTDPEALTDYFTFRDFAHFIQVYLSVVDLIRDATDVRLLTYEVARDMARQNIRYAELTVTPYSSTRRGIPDEAFVEAIEDARRAAEAELGVVLRWCFDIPGEAGLDAAEETTRIACDLRPEGLVSFGLGGPEIGVPRPQFKPYFDRAIAAGLHSVPHAGETTGPQTVWDALTDLRAERIGHGTSSVQDPKLLAHLAEHRIPLEVCPTSNIATRAVRTLDEHPLKEMVDAGVLVTINSDDPPMFGTDLCLEYGVAARLLDLDAAGVAALAKNAVEASFMDASAKAALAAEIDGYTAEWLR, encoded by the coding sequence TTGTCCGATCTCGACGCCTTCATCGCCGGACTGCCCAAGGCGGAGCTGCACGTCCACCACGTCGGATCGGCGTCCCCCCGCATCGTCGCCGAGCTGGCCGCCCGCCACCCGGACTCCGCGGTCCCCACCGACCCCGAGGCACTCACCGACTACTTCACCTTCCGCGACTTCGCCCACTTCATCCAGGTGTACCTCTCCGTCGTGGACCTCATCCGCGACGCCACCGATGTCCGGCTGCTGACGTACGAGGTGGCCCGTGACATGGCGCGGCAGAACATCCGCTACGCCGAGCTGACCGTCACCCCGTACAGCTCCACCCGTCGCGGCATCCCCGACGAGGCGTTCGTCGAGGCCATCGAGGACGCGCGCCGGGCGGCGGAGGCCGAGCTGGGCGTGGTGCTGCGCTGGTGCTTCGACATCCCCGGCGAGGCCGGGCTGGACGCGGCCGAGGAGACCACGCGGATCGCCTGTGACCTGCGGCCGGAGGGCCTGGTCTCGTTCGGGCTCGGCGGCCCGGAGATCGGTGTGCCGCGCCCGCAGTTCAAGCCGTACTTCGACCGCGCCATCGCCGCGGGCCTGCACTCGGTGCCGCACGCCGGCGAGACCACCGGCCCGCAGACCGTCTGGGACGCGCTCACCGACCTGCGGGCCGAGCGGATCGGTCACGGCACCAGTTCCGTCCAGGACCCGAAGCTGCTGGCCCACCTCGCCGAGCACCGCATCCCGCTGGAGGTCTGCCCGACCTCGAACATCGCCACCCGCGCCGTGCGCACCCTCGACGAGCACCCGCTGAAGGAGATGGTCGACGCGGGGGTGCTGGTGACGATCAACAGTGACGACCCGCCGATGTTCGGCACGGACCTGTGCCTGGAGTACGGGGTCGCCGCGCGCCTGCTGGACCTCGACGCCGCCGGGGTCGCCGCCCTGGCCAAGAACGCCGTCGAGGCGTCGTTCATGGACGCCTCCGCCAAGGCTGCACTGGCTGCGGAGATCGACGGCTACACCGCGGAATGGCTGCGGTGA
- a CDS encoding glycerophosphodiester phosphodiesterase: protein MRAARHAPAPAPPRAPSARPAAPAPATGRIAVIGHRGAPYDHRENTLASLRAALEAGADAVEIDVRLTADRVPVLLHDPTLERLWGHDRRLSSLTYAQVEEATAGGVPTLRAALALTAEYPSARALIDLPDPAAAQAAVSEVHESGATDRAYYCGGGLSMLAVRAADPAAELALSWCRTAPPRPELLARVRPRWLNYHFGLVTEDLVERAHDGGYLFAAWTTDTPRAARRLRRAGVDAVTTNRVPAVRAAL from the coding sequence GTGAGGGCCGCGCGCCACGCCCCGGCCCCCGCGCCGCCGCGGGCGCCGTCGGCCCGTCCGGCCGCACCGGCGCCCGCCACCGGCCGCATCGCGGTCATCGGCCACCGCGGCGCCCCGTACGACCACCGCGAGAACACCCTGGCCTCGCTCCGCGCCGCGCTCGAAGCGGGCGCCGACGCGGTCGAGATCGACGTACGGCTGACCGCCGACCGTGTACCGGTCCTCCTGCACGACCCGACGCTGGAACGCCTGTGGGGCCACGACCGCAGACTCTCCTCGCTGACGTACGCCCAGGTGGAAGAGGCCACGGCAGGCGGTGTGCCCACGCTGCGCGCCGCTCTCGCCCTCACCGCCGAGTACCCGTCCGCCCGCGCCCTGATCGACCTCCCCGACCCTGCGGCCGCGCAGGCCGCTGTCTCCGAAGTCCACGAGTCCGGCGCCACCGACCGCGCGTACTACTGCGGCGGCGGCCTGTCCATGCTGGCCGTCCGCGCCGCCGACCCGGCCGCCGAACTCGCCCTGTCCTGGTGCCGCACGGCCCCGCCCCGCCCCGAGCTGCTGGCCCGCGTCCGCCCCCGCTGGCTCAACTACCACTTCGGCCTGGTCACCGAGGACCTGGTCGAACGGGCGCACGACGGCGGTTACCTGTTCGCCGCCTGGACCACCGACACGCCCCGCGCCGCGCGCCGCCTCAGGCGCGCGGGCGTCGACGCCGTCACGACCAACCGGGTGCCCGCCGTACGCGCCGCCCTCTGA